From a region of the Lactuca sativa cultivar Salinas chromosome 4, Lsat_Salinas_v11, whole genome shotgun sequence genome:
- the LOC111906794 gene encoding translation factor GUF1 homolog, mitochondrial, with amino-acid sequence MHKHSMGYLNRASKAIQVVNRKYKLSPNHHHHCYRLGVPYSSSYEHGFCSNSRNSNRKDDNNAIDLSQYPTEKIRNFSIIAHVDHGKSTLADRLLELTGTIKRGLGAQYLDKLQVEKERGITVKAQTATMFYNYKSKESSTSYLLNLVDTPGHVDFSYEVSRSLAACQGALLVVDAAQGVQAQTVANFYLAFESNLSIIPIINKIDQPTADPDRVKSQLKSMFDLDPSDVLLTSAKTGQGLEHVIPAVIERIPPPPGMCDSNLRMFLLDSYYDEYKGVICHVAIVDGSLRKGEKITSAATGQSYEVLDVGIMHPELRSTGFLLTGQVGYMVSGMRSTKEARVGDTLFHNKTIVEPLPGFKAAKHMVFSGLYPADGSDFEGLNNAIERLTCNDASVSVARESSTALGLGFRCGFLGLLHMDVFHQRLEQEYGTHIISTVPTVPYIFEYSDGSKVEVQNPGAFTANPKIRVVASWEPTVLATIIIPSEYVGAVITLCSERRGEQLEYSFIDSQRAFMKYRLPLREIVVDFYNELKSITSGYASFDYEDSEYVASDVVKLDVLLNGQPVDAMATIVHSLKAQRVGRELVDKLKKFIDRQMFEITIQAAVGSKVIARETISALRKNVLAKCYGGDVTRKKKLLEKQKEGKKRMKRVGSVDIPQEAFHAILKVG; translated from the exons atGCATAAACACTCAATGGGTTATCTCAATAGAGCGTCCAAAGCAATCCAAGTAGTCAATCGCAAATACAAACTCAGCCCCAATCATCACCATCATTGTTATAGGTTAGGAGTACCTTATTCTAGCTCATATGAACACGGATTTTGCTCCAATTCACGGAATAGTAACCGCAAAGACGATAACAACGCCATAGATTTGAGCCAATATCCTACCGAAAAAATTCGAAATTTCTCCATTATTGCTCATGTTGATCATGGAAAATCTACACTGGCTGATCGACTTCTTGAGCTTACTGGTACTATTAAGAGAGGCCTTGGGGCCCAATACCTTGATAAATTACAG GTTGAGAAAGAAAGAGGAATCACTGTTAAAGCTCAAACAGCCACCATGTTTTATAACTACAAATCAAAAGAGAGCTCCACAAGCTATTTACTGAACCTAGTTGACACACCAGGCCATGTTGATTTCAGCTATGAAGTATCAAGATCTTTAGCTGCTTGCCAGGGTGCCCTTTTGGTAGTTGATGCAGCTCAAGGTGTTCAAGCTCAAACAGTTGCAAACTTTTACCTTGCATTTGAATCCAACCTTTCAATAATACcaatcataaacaaaatcgatcAACCAACAGCTGACCCTGATCGAGTCAAATCCCAGTTGAAATCCATGTTTGATCTTGACCCAAGTGACGTACTTTTAACCTCTGCTAAAACCGGTCAAGGTCTTGAACACGTGATTCCGGCTGTAATAGAGCGGATTCCGCCTCCTCCCGGAATGTGTGATTCCAATCTTCGTATGTTTCTGTTGGATTCTTATTATGATGAGTATAAGGGGGTGATATGTCACGTGGCGATTGTTGATGGGTCTTTGCGTAAAGGTGAAAAGATTACATCAGCTGCAACAGGTCAATCTTATGAGGTTTTGGATGTCGGAATCATGCATCCAGAACTTCGGAGTACCGGATTCCTTTTGACTGGTCAAGTTGGGTATATGGTTAGTGGTATGAGGTCAACTAAGGAGGCGCGTGTTGGAGATACATTGTTTCATAACAAAACTATTGTAGAGCCTCTCCCAG GGTTCAAGGCTGCAAAACATATGGTTTTTTCTGGACTTTATCCTGCTGATGGATCTGATTTTGAAGGATTGAATAATGCAATTGAGAGATTAACATGTAATGATGCAAGTGTctctgttgctagagagagcagTACAGCACTTGGACTAGGTTTCAG GTGTGGGTTCTTAGGATTACTCCACATGGATGTTTTCCATCAGCGGCTTGAGCag GAATATGGAACTCATATTATTTCCACTGTTCCAACTGTACCATATATCTTTGAGTATTCAGACGGGAG CAAAGTAGAGGTTCAAAATCCAGGTGCTTTCACtgcaaaccctaaaatccgagtggTTGCTTCTTGGGAACCTACAGTATTGGCAACAATTATTATCCCCAGTGA GTATGTGGGAGCTGTTATTACTCTTTGCTCTGAAAGAAGAGGGGAACAATTAGAGTATTCATTTATCGATAG TCAAAGGGCATTTATGAAGTACAGGTTACCCCTAAGGGAAATTGTTGTTGACTTCTACAATGAACTAAAAAGTATTACATCTGGTTATGCTTCATTCGATTATGAAGATTCAGA GTATGTGGCTTCTGATGTGGTGAAACTTGATGTTCTTTTGAATGGACAACCTGTTGATGCAATGGCAACTATTGTTCATAGTTTGAAAGCACAACGTGTTGGTCGTGAACTTGTAGACAAACTCAAGAAATTTATCGATAG ACAAATGTTTGAGATCACAATACAAGCTGCTGTTGGATCAAAGGTCATTGCTAGGGAAAC GATTTCGGCTTTGAGAAAGAATGTTCTTGCAAAGTGTTATGGTGGAGATGTGACAAGGAAGAAGAAATTGTTGGAGAAACAAAAAGAAGGAAAGAAGAGAATGAAGCGTGTTGGATCAGTCGATATCCCTCAAGAGGCTTTTCACGCAATACTGAAAGTAGGCtaa
- the LOC111906771 gene encoding serine carboxypeptidase-like 45, with product MDFQFLGTILFFVCLLQSCNGELIKALPGQPTNVSFQQHSGYIVTNEGHGRSLFYYFVEADSVNHSSLPLTLWLNGGPGCSSVGFGAFMENGPFQVGENGELVKNQYSWNLESNMLYVESPIGVGFSYSETDEDYIDWNDTNTEKFPLYKDSEFFLVGESYAGHYIPQVAELILNYNKSPGVAPINLKAIAIGNPLLDIDISVLAGEYLWSHGAISDKTLMLEKTVCNDSKYLREYIHSGWSQGCNDVFNRVDNEVSEDVAFDDLLLPKCLSTPSAQQFKPRGLHAKAHSSIDRVRSTSDPCLQSRILTYLNRRDVQKALYANTTDLPGHWDFCLGPLVYQEENLEINIIPLVSDLIKAGLPVFLYSGDQDSKIPLTQTRIIANNIAKGLKLTTLSKYRTWYNEKQVGGWSQSFGGLKDGKNITYLTYATVRGAAHEVPFTSPSQALTLFHSFLNGSPLPRPKS from the exons ATGGATTTTCAGTTTCTTGGAACGATATTGTTTTTTGTCTGTCTATTGCAATCTTGCAATGGAGAGCTTATAAAAGCATTGCCAGGGCAACCTACGAATGTCTCTTTTCAACAACATTCAGGTTATATTGTCACAAATGAAGGACATGGGCGTTCACTTTTCTATTACTTTGTTGAGGCAGATTCAGTTAACCATTCTTCGCTTCCCTTAACCCTATGGCTCAATGGAG GTCCTGGATGTTCTTCCGTTGGTTTTGGGGCATTCATGGAAAATGGACCATTTCAAGTTGGTGAAAATGGAGAACTTGTCAAGAATCAATACTCTTGGAATTTAg AATCCAACATGTTATACGTTGAATCACCAATTGGGGTTGGTTTTTCTTACTCGGAAACCGATGAAGATTACATTGATTGGAATGACACCAATACAG AAAAA TTTCCGTTGTACAAAGACTCGGAATTCTTTTTGGTCGGGGAAAGCTATGCAG GCCATTATATTCCACAAGTAGCAGAATTAATCTTGAACTATAACAAGAGTCCAGGCGTTGCTCCAATCAACCTCAAAGCAATTGCT ATTGGAAATCCTCTATTAGACATAGACATTAGTGTTCTTGCGGGAGAATATTTATGGTCACATGGTGCGATTTCAGACAAAACTTTAATGCTAGAAAAAACCGTATGCAACGATTCAAAGTATCTTCGAGAGTACATCCATTCAGGATGGTCTCAAGGTTGTAATGATGTTTTCAATCGTGTCGATAATGAAGTCAGTGAAGATGTTGCTTTTGATGATTTACTTTTGCCCAAATGTTTATCAACACCGTCAGCTCAGCAATTTAAACCTCGAGGGTTACACGCAAAGGCACATTCATCG ATTGACAGAGTTAGAAGTACAAGTGACCCGTGTTTGCAATCAAGGATTTTAACGTATTTGAATAGACGCGACGTGCAAAAGGCACTTTATGCTAACACGACCGATCTTCCGGGGCATTGGGACTTTTGTCTAGG GCCGCTGGTTTATCAAGAAGAGAATCTTGAAATAAACATAATCCCACTCGTCTCCGACCTCATAAAGGCTGGTCTTCCCGTCTTTCTTTACAG TGGAGATCAAGATTCAAAAATCCCGCTTACACAAACAAGGATCATTGCTAATAACATCGCAAAAGGACTTAAGCTCACAACACTCTCAAAATACAGGACTTGGTACAATGAGAAACAA GTGGGAGGTTGGTCGCAGTCTTTTGGGGGACTAAAAGACGGAAAAAACATCACGTATTTAACATATGCAACAGTACGAGGAGCAGCCCATGAAGTTCCATTCACATCACCATCACAAGCTCTCACACTATTTCATAGTTTCCTTAATGGATCCCCTCTCCCTCGTCCTAAATCCTAA